Sequence from the Pontibacter pudoricolor genome:
CGTTCTGAGGTAGTTCAGCGGCTTCGGCCATCATCTGTAAAAACTGCAGTTCCTCGTCGGTTGTTTTACCGTCGGCAGAGGCCATAATGGCAAGTGCTCCGAAGTATGCCCCTTTTTCTTCCTGGGAGTAATCTTTAAGTAAAGTAGTCTGTTCCTGTTCCATAGCTTTTGTTTGTGTGGTTCAGTAATAACGGCTGCTATAGTTGATGGGTTTATTTAAGCTATAGGCTAAGGCACGCACAAACAAAAAATCCCCGACCAAAAAATAGCCGGGGATTCCACTTTTAGCCAAAGGTAATTATTAGTTCATCGGTATTTCCATCAGCAGCAATTCTGCATCTGATGAAGCTTTTATAGTTATAGTATGAATATCAGAAACACCCAACCCATCACGCTTGTTTAGCATTTCGCCTTCAATTTCTACTTCGCCTTCCAGCACAAAAGCATACACACCATTGCCGTTCTTATGCAGTTTATAGTCTTCCGCAAAACCCGATTTCAGTGTACCCAAAGTAAACCAGGCATCCTGGTTAATCCAGATACTTTCTGCGTCTTTTTCCGGAGAAACAACCGTTTGTAGTTTATTCTGTCGCTCGGCTGGGTTAAAGGTTTTCTGCTCGTAACGGGGCTTTATGTTCTGCTCTTTCGGGAATACCCAGATCTGCAGAAATTTTACCTGGTCTGTTTTAGAGTTGTTGAACTCCGAGTGCGTTAACCCACTCCCCGCCGACATGATCTGAACATCGTTTGTCCGGATAACTTCTTTGTTGCCGGCGCTGTCCTGGTGCGCCAGTTCGCCTGATAACGGAATAGAGATGATCTCCATGTTATCGTGCGGATGTGCACCAAAGCCCATGCCCGGAGCCACTATATCATCGTTCAGCACACGCAGCAACCCAAAATTCATGCGCTCAGGGTTATAGTAACCTGCAAAACTGAAGGTATGGTGCGAGTCGAGCCAGCCATGGTTGGCGCGGCCTCTTGTGTTAGCTTTATGAATTACTTTTCTGCTCATCGTTGTGTTGCTTAGTTCCAGGTACCGCTAAATACCATTCCCATTAATGGCTTAAAGCATTATAACCTGTTTCAGATTATCGGAACAAAGATACAATTTTATTAAATGTATGTACATTAAATGTAGCAACAATTTTTAAATATTGATAAAAATTGTCTCGAGCTTGATGTCCCAACTATAGGATAGCTTCAATACAACTATGGCTCAGACATATGCCTGAGCCATAGTAGGAATCTGAAAAAATAAAATGAATTGGAAACTATAGACCCAACTTACGGATCGCAAGCAGGCAAAGCGCTACAGAACCTGACACATTTATCTCGCCACTAAGCACCATCTTCTCAACATCCTGAACAGGAATATGCAGCACTTCTATACTTTCAGATTCGTCGAGGTCCTGTTCGGCTATTTTATAGGCATTGCGTGCCAGGTAAAAGTAAATCTTGTTGGTGTCTTTGGTGGGTTATCAATTACTTCGGCTACAAGCTCCACATCATCCGAGGTATAACCGGTTTCTTCCAGCAGCTCGCGTTTGGCGGCTTCTTCAGGGTCGTTTTCGTGATCATCTATTACACCGCCCGGCAGCTCAATAAAAATATCGGCAGCCGCGTGCTTATACTGTCGTACAAAAATTACTTCACCGCTTTCGGTTACCGGAAAAGTCAGTACCACGTCGGGCCTTACGCTCACATAATAATCATCCATTATGCTGCCATTGGGCAATTCTACTTCATCGCGACGCAGTTTATACCATTTCTCATCAAAAACGAGTTCAGACTTCAGTACCTTCCAGTGTTTGGGGCTTGGGGTATGTTTGTTTGCAGGCATGTTTGCATGTTATAGTTAATCGGCGTAAAAAAGCCACACTTACTTAAGAGCGAGTGCGGCTATAGTTTTACTTTCTAATAAGATTTTTCAGTAACAGATAGCTTAACATATAAGCTATAGTTGCGCCAGCATTTTTCCTGGTCCAACTATAGTTTGATGAAATTTAAACGGCAACCGCCGAATTTACCAACTGACGGTAAATATGGTTATAGTCCTGGGCCATTTGGTCTGATGTGAAGCCATGCGAGCGTTTTACAGCGCGGCAAGCCATTATATTACGGCAGAACTCATCATCAATCAGGCCATTTATTGTATCGCGCAGCTCATCCGCATTATTCGGGTCAGTATACTTGGAAGCATTACCCCAGATCTCGGCCTGGCTTTCGGTTTTGCCTACCACCAGCGCGCACCCCGACATGGCTGCTTCCAGTATAGTTAAACCGAAAGGTTCGTACTTGGCAGGCAGGGCATAAATGGACGCTCTCGATAACCAGTCTGATACTTCTTTATTGGTGAGTTTACCCAGGAAATGTACGTTCTCCAGTTCTATCGTTTTACCGGTTGCGGGGTGTTTGTCGTCGCCGGCAATGTAAACGGGCCACTTAAGTTCAGAGGCGATGTGTGCCAGCATCGAGATGTTTTTGGCTTCGTCCCAGACGCGGCCCAGGCTGAAAACAAAAGGTTCTTTGCGTCCGAACTGGAAATTATGCTGCCCGCGCCCGTTATAGATCACACTGCTTTTTTTGAAAGGTCCGTATAGTTCTTCGGCCTGGTGCATCATTGCCTGTGTTGGCGCTACCACCACATCGGCAGCCTGCAAACCTTTTGTAACAAGCTCTTTATATTTATTCCATTCCTTCGGAGCATCGGCCTCTTTTACAGCTTTCCACCAGCTCAGCACACACGAGTGCACCACCACCACTACAGGCTTTCCCCAGTCCAGGGCGGCGTGTGCCATGCCATTCAGGTGAATTAGATCGGGCTGAACTTCATCCCGCAGCTGTAATAACCATTCGCCGGCTTTCTCAATATCATTCCAGGGATTGTCCATCCATTCCAGCTTATAGTCGCTTTCATAAACGGTAAGGTTGCTTATAGTTGCGGCTTCGGCTTGTTGCTCTTCTGTCATGCGGCCACCCATTACAGCCACTGCTACCTGTGTGCCTGTCTGTTCAAGCGCTCTTGCCAGTTCCAGTGTGTAGGTCCAGACGCCACCCACGGTATCGGCTGTCATTAAAATCTTGGAAGGGTAATGATGTAATTCCATAATAATATCTCCTGTAATTTTTAAGCGCTGATTCTGCAGCAATTTTATAGTTCAGCGTAAAGCAAGCTGTAAAGCCGTGGCCATGCGCTGCAATAGTTTCCGGTTTTTTTTTGTTTCTCTGCTAAATACCTGTACCCTGTTTATCTATAGTTATTGTGGGGCAGTGCTGGTTCAGAGTTATAGTTTAGTTATCTGTGTTACCTGGTTGGAGCCGGATGCTTGTGTATGCCGCTTGCTGCGGGATTTCTGCCGGCCAGGTGTTACGACTTTTATTTTCTTGGTGAGTTCTATTACGGTGACATGCAACATTCAGTTGGTCAGTTTTTTACTTTTTAACTAATTTTCTGCCAACCACCTGCTTTGCTACACCTTTTAAATTAATATTGCCACTGATATCAGCCTGTAAAAAAACTACTGCCCCATGAACTTCGAAAAAGACCTGCACCTTGAGAGCGACCGCGCCCTGTTAAGACCTTTACAAGCCCATGACCTGGAGCAGCTGCAAACTATAGCTTTGGATGCCGACACCTGGCGCTGGAACGTAACGAAGATCACCAACACGCAAGACCTGCAGGACTGGGCACAAACCGCTTTTACCGACAGGCAACTGAAGCGCCGCTATAGTTTCGTGATCCTGGATAAAACTACCGGAAGACTGGCTGGCAGCACCAGCTACGGAAACATTTCGGAAGCAGATAAACGCCTGGAAATTGGCTGGACCTGGATCGGAAAAGATTTTAGAGGCACCGGCCTGAACCGCCATTGCAAATTTCTGTTACTGAGCTATGCTTTTGAGGTGCTGCAGTTTGAGCGGGTAGAGTTAAAAACAGATGTGCTGAATGCAAGATCGAGGCAGGCGATGCGCAAGATTGGCGCAACCGAAGAGGGAGTTTTGCGCAGCCATACCCTGATGCACGACGGCCGCCGGCGAGATACCATTTACTACAGCATCTTAAAGTCTGAATGGCCAGACATAAAAGCCACCATTTTTGCAGATCTGGGCAGTTACAGCACACACGTATAGCAATCTCCGTATAGTTCGGGAAACCAGCAGCTATACTTTTGGATACCCCTAAACCACGACGTATTTTCCTGATAAGGCATGCAAAGCCGCAGGTAACCAGCAAAGGGCTTGTAAATGCAAAATTCGCACGCCAGTATATTTCTGATTACGATGCCGCCGACGTGGAAGAATTTGTACTCACTCACGAAGCCATTCCTTTTAAAGAAATAAAAAAAGTACACTGCAGCACACTGGTTCGCTCCCAGCTTACCGCAAAAGCCATTTTTGGCAAAGACATAGAGCTCATTATTGATGCTAACTTCCGGGAGTTTGAGCGCAGAATATTTTCGTTGCCATTCATTCACTTACCTATAAAACTATGGTTAACAGGTGCCCGCATCTTATGGTTTCTGGGTTTTAACAGCCGTGGCATCGAGACATTTAAAGCCGCCCGTAAACGTGCCCGCGCAGCCGCCAAACAACTGGCAGAAGAAGCTAACCGCGAAACTATAGCCGTGCTGGTAGCGCACGGGTTGTTAAATTTCTTTATCAGGCGTGAACTCAAGCGACTTGGCTGGCAGCAAACCCTGAAAGAAGGAAACAGTTTTGTCAGCGTGAATGCCTTCGAAAAAAAACAGGCCGGCCTTCTTTAAAAAACCACAAAAATAATATATTAAATACCGTTATATACGTATAAGGGGTTACTTTCATTTTCCGCACTCCCCGCCCTCTCAACCCTAATAGCCAGCACTTTATGTACAAACTTAAATTAGCAATCCATGAAACGAATTCTACTATGCATGTTACTATGCGTCTGCACGTTGGCAGGCAGCGCATGGGCCCAGACACAAGTCGTGTCTGGAAGAGTAACCTCCGCCACTGATGGCAGTGCGCTGCCAGGCGTAACCATCCTCGAAAAAGGCACCTCCAACGGCGTAACCACAAATTCAACCGGCGATTACCAGTTAACTGTAAGCTCCAATGCCGTACTGCAATTCCGGTTTGTGGGCATGACAACGCAGGAAATACCGGTGAACGGGCGATCAACTATAAATGTGCAGCTCCGCTCTGATGAACAGCAGCTGGAAGAAGTGGTTGTGGTGGGTTACGGTACCCAGTTAAAACAGGAACTGACCGGTAACGTGGCCCAGGTATCAGGCGAGGCTATCGAGAATATACCGGCCCCCTCCCTTGAGTCGGCTTTACAGGGCCGTGCAGCGGGTGTTTACATTAACCAGGGAAGCGGCAAACTTGGTTCCGGGATGAACATACGTATACGGGGGGCCGCTTCGGTTTCTGCCAGTAACCAGCCACTTTATGTGGTAGACGGCATCCCGGTAACTTCATCAGACATAGGCACTACAAACCTGGAACCGCTTAACCCGATTGCCGACATTAACCCGAACGATATCGAATCCATTGAAATACTGAAAGATGCCTCCGCAGCTGCCATTTATGGTTCCCGCGGATCGAACGGCGTGGTGATCATTACAACCAAACGCGGAAAAGCAGGCAAAACCAACGTAAACTTTAACTACTACACTGGTTTCAGCAGGCCAACCAAGATAAGGGAATTTTTAACCGGGCCGGAGTACATCGAGCTATTCTCGGAAGCAGCCGTAAACGAAGACTTCGATCCGGCAGAAATCTTCGATTTCTTTGGCCTGGATGTTAACTCAACTGTAGACGAGAACTGGGACGAAGAGCCTTTTCAGGATGGAAGTGTTTCGCAGTACGAGGTGTCGCTGAATGGGGGTAACGATAAGACGCGCTTTTATATAAACGGAAACTATAATACCACCGACGGTATTATAGTAGGCAACGAGTTCGACCGGGCAAGCGGTCGCCTCAACATCGACCACAGCATATCAGACAGATTCCGCCTTGGCACCAACCTGTCGCTTATCCGCACCCTGAACAAGCGTGTATCCGACGACAACGCCTTTTCTAACCCGATACAGCTGAACGCCATCCCGTCTATACAACCAAAAATAGACCCCGAGACTGGAGAGCTGAACAGGCGCACTTTATACTATAACAACCTGATAGACCAGCGTGATGGCTTTAACGATGCGCTGACCTACCGTACTATAAGCACCGGCTTCCTCGAATTCGACATCCTGCAGAACCTGCGATTCAGGACTGAGCATGGCGTGGATTTCCTGAACCTGCAGGAGGAACTATACCTGGGCAGGTTAACAGAAGATGGCGGCCCTTCCGGTTACGGCTATAACTCACAGTTCACTTCCATCAACTATAACACCAACAACACGCTAAACTATAACACCCTGGTTAACGACATTCATAAACTGGATTTCCTGATTGGTTTCAGTTACCAGGATGCCAATTCCAAGTCTTCTTCCGTAGAGGCCAGGGGCTTCCCGAGCGACCGGTTCAAAAAGATCGTGAGTGCTTCCCGTATCATCAGTGGCAGTTCCACCGGTACCGATTATGCATTCCTCTCCTACTTTACGCGCGCAAACTATGTACTGAACGAGAAATACCTATTCAGCGGCAGCGTGCGGGTTGATGGATCTTCCAGGTTTGGCAGCGAGAACCGGTTTGGTACTTTTCCGGCAGCGTCTGCAGGCTGGATCATTACCGGGGAGGATTTCCTGAGCGACAACGCCGTGTTAAGCTTTCTGAAACTGCGCACCAGCTACGGCCTGACCGGTAATGCCGAGATCGCCAACTTTGCCCCGCTTGCTTTGTACAGCGCTGCTGCCTACGAAGAAGAATCTGGGCTGATTCCGACCACTTTGCCAAACCCCGACCTGCGCTGGGAAAAAACAAAACAGCTGGATGTCGGGCTGGACTATGGCTTATTTAACGACCGCATTACCGGCGAAATAGATTATTACATTAAAAAAACCGACGACCTGTTGCTAAACCTGCCCCTGCCGGCTACCAGCGGCTATAGTGTGATCACAAAAAATATAGGCAAGCTCGAAAATAAGGGCTTTGAGTTCGTGATCAACACGCAGAACTTTGTAGGCGAATTTACCTGGAACACGAATTTTAACATTGCCTTTAACCGCAACAAAGTAACCGACCTGGGCGGTAACACTATTTTTGGCGACTCACGTGGATTAGGACAGATACGCGAAGGCGAACCGATGGCTGTATTCTGGGGACCAAAATACGCCGGTGTGGATCCGGACAACGGTGATGCTTTATATTATGTGCGTGCCGGTAGCGATGAGGTCACCAACGATTACGGCCAGGCCGAACATCAGAAGCTGGGTAACCCAAACCCCAAAGCCCTTGGTGGTCTTACCAACAATTTCAGTTACAAAGGTTTTGATCTGAGCGTGTTGCTCCAGTTTGTGACCGGTAACGATGTTTATAACATGGCCGGCTTCTTCCAGTCGGTAAACGGTGACTTTTTTGATAACCAGACAAGAGACCAGCTGGACAGATGGCAGGAACCGGGCGATATTACAGATGTCCCCCAGGCACGCCTTTTTGCAGGTAACGGCGCCGGAAAATCTTCCCGCTGGATGCAGGATGGCTCTTTTCTGAGAATAAACTACGTGAACCTGGGCTATAAACTGCCAGAAGCATGGATCAGTAAAGTAAAATTCACTTCTGCCCGGATCTACCTGCAGGCAACCAACCTGCATACTTTTACCGACTACGACGGCTATGACCCGGAAGTGAATACCACCTATTTCGGGCGTAGCAATGTAATGCTTGGTCACGATTTTTATACGCCACCCCTGGCAAAAACCTTCACCCTTGGCGTTAACATCGGCCTTTAACTTTTAAGCAGAACTGACATGAAACGAAATTATATATTACCCGCCATCCTTTTTTTCCTGTTCCTCGGAGTTACCTCCTGCGACGACCTGCTCGACGTAGAACCGCAACAGTCCATTGATGCCCGGGATGCCATAAATACCCCTGAAGACCTGCAGGGAGCCGTTATCGGGATGTATGCTATACTGGGCGAGCCCGAATTATACGGAACCAACCTGCTGCTTTTGCCGGAATTGCAGGCATCAGAAGAGAACCTTACCTGGCTGGGTACTTTTGCCGGCTACCGCCAGGTGAGCCTCAAAAACATGACAGCAGAAAACTCGGAGGCGCAACGCACCTGGGTAACAGCTTATGAAGGGATAAACCTGGCCAACATCATCCTCAGCAAACTGGATATAATGGCCGAGGAACCAGAAGAACGGGACCGTGTGGAAGGAGAAGCTTTATTTGTGCGGGGTATTCTGCATTTTGAACTGGTAAGGCTCTACGCAAAAGCCTGGAACGACGGAAATCCAGCCTCAAACCTTGGCGTACCAATACGCACAACACCGGTTACCACGGAAGCTGAGGCAGCCGTACCTCCTACCCGAAACAGTGTGGCCGAAGTGTATGCCCAGGTAACAGAAGACTTGGAAAGAGCCAAAGAGCTACTGCCTGAACGCAACAACGAGCGGGCTAACACTTATGCCGCCAGTGGCTTTCTGTCGCGGGTATATCTGCAGCAGCAGAGCTATGAAGGCGCC
This genomic interval carries:
- a CDS encoding pirin family protein, translating into MSRKVIHKANTRGRANHGWLDSHHTFSFAGYYNPERMNFGLLRVLNDDIVAPGMGFGAHPHDNMEIISIPLSGELAHQDSAGNKEVIRTNDVQIMSAGSGLTHSEFNNSKTDQVKFLQIWVFPKEQNIKPRYEQKTFNPAERQNKLQTVVSPEKDAESIWINQDAWFTLGTLKSGFAEDYKLHKNGNGVYAFVLEGEVEIEGEMLNKRDGLGVSDIHTITIKASSDAELLLMEIPMN
- a CDS encoding NUDIX hydrolase — encoded protein: MPANKHTPSPKHWKVLKSELVFDEKWYKLRRDEVELPNGSIMDDYYVSVRPDVVLTFPVTESGEVIFVRQYKHAAADIFIELPGGVIDDHENDPEEAAKRELLEETGYTSDDVELVAEVIDNPPKTPTRFTFTWHAMPIK
- a CDS encoding glycosyltransferase family 4 protein, translated to MELHHYPSKILMTADTVGGVWTYTLELARALEQTGTQVAVAVMGGRMTEEQQAEAATISNLTVYESDYKLEWMDNPWNDIEKAGEWLLQLRDEVQPDLIHLNGMAHAALDWGKPVVVVVHSCVLSWWKAVKEADAPKEWNKYKELVTKGLQAADVVVAPTQAMMHQAEELYGPFKKSSVIYNGRGQHNFQFGRKEPFVFSLGRVWDEAKNISMLAHIASELKWPVYIAGDDKHPATGKTIELENVHFLGKLTNKEVSDWLSRASIYALPAKYEPFGLTILEAAMSGCALVVGKTESQAEIWGNASKYTDPNNADELRDTINGLIDDEFCRNIMACRAVKRSHGFTSDQMAQDYNHIYRQLVNSAVAV
- a CDS encoding GNAT family N-acetyltransferase, whose translation is MNFEKDLHLESDRALLRPLQAHDLEQLQTIALDADTWRWNVTKITNTQDLQDWAQTAFTDRQLKRRYSFVILDKTTGRLAGSTSYGNISEADKRLEIGWTWIGKDFRGTGLNRHCKFLLLSYAFEVLQFERVELKTDVLNARSRQAMRKIGATEEGVLRSHTLMHDGRRRDTIYYSILKSEWPDIKATIFADLGSYSTHV
- a CDS encoding histidine phosphatase family protein, producing the protein MDTPKPRRIFLIRHAKPQVTSKGLVNAKFARQYISDYDAADVEEFVLTHEAIPFKEIKKVHCSTLVRSQLTAKAIFGKDIELIIDANFREFERRIFSLPFIHLPIKLWLTGARILWFLGFNSRGIETFKAARKRARAAAKQLAEEANRETIAVLVAHGLLNFFIRRELKRLGWQQTLKEGNSFVSVNAFEKKQAGLL
- a CDS encoding SusC/RagA family TonB-linked outer membrane protein — encoded protein: MKRILLCMLLCVCTLAGSAWAQTQVVSGRVTSATDGSALPGVTILEKGTSNGVTTNSTGDYQLTVSSNAVLQFRFVGMTTQEIPVNGRSTINVQLRSDEQQLEEVVVVGYGTQLKQELTGNVAQVSGEAIENIPAPSLESALQGRAAGVYINQGSGKLGSGMNIRIRGAASVSASNQPLYVVDGIPVTSSDIGTTNLEPLNPIADINPNDIESIEILKDASAAAIYGSRGSNGVVIITTKRGKAGKTNVNFNYYTGFSRPTKIREFLTGPEYIELFSEAAVNEDFDPAEIFDFFGLDVNSTVDENWDEEPFQDGSVSQYEVSLNGGNDKTRFYINGNYNTTDGIIVGNEFDRASGRLNIDHSISDRFRLGTNLSLIRTLNKRVSDDNAFSNPIQLNAIPSIQPKIDPETGELNRRTLYYNNLIDQRDGFNDALTYRTISTGFLEFDILQNLRFRTEHGVDFLNLQEELYLGRLTEDGGPSGYGYNSQFTSINYNTNNTLNYNTLVNDIHKLDFLIGFSYQDANSKSSSVEARGFPSDRFKKIVSASRIISGSSTGTDYAFLSYFTRANYVLNEKYLFSGSVRVDGSSRFGSENRFGTFPAASAGWIITGEDFLSDNAVLSFLKLRTSYGLTGNAEIANFAPLALYSAAAYEEESGLIPTTLPNPDLRWEKTKQLDVGLDYGLFNDRITGEIDYYIKKTDDLLLNLPLPATSGYSVITKNIGKLENKGFEFVINTQNFVGEFTWNTNFNIAFNRNKVTDLGGNTIFGDSRGLGQIREGEPMAVFWGPKYAGVDPDNGDALYYVRAGSDEVTNDYGQAEHQKLGNPNPKALGGLTNNFSYKGFDLSVLLQFVTGNDVYNMAGFFQSVNGDFFDNQTRDQLDRWQEPGDITDVPQARLFAGNGAGKSSRWMQDGSFLRINYVNLGYKLPEAWISKVKFTSARIYLQATNLHTFTDYDGYDPEVNTTYFGRSNVMLGHDFYTPPLAKTFTLGVNIGL
- a CDS encoding RagB/SusD family nutrient uptake outer membrane protein, giving the protein MKRNYILPAILFFLFLGVTSCDDLLDVEPQQSIDARDAINTPEDLQGAVIGMYAILGEPELYGTNLLLLPELQASEENLTWLGTFAGYRQVSLKNMTAENSEAQRTWVTAYEGINLANIILSKLDIMAEEPEERDRVEGEALFVRGILHFELVRLYAKAWNDGNPASNLGVPIRTTPVTTEAEAAVPPTRNSVAEVYAQVTEDLERAKELLPERNNERANTYAASGFLSRVYLQQQSYEGARDEANRVIEEGGYELNPTVTAIFRNDNTAEAIFEIQQNDQNNAGTANDGLATFYADLEGVGRADISVNTEFSDINPNRYTTYDLYEENDTRLTDLFYTGFNFGAITTSKWLSFGQNIPVIRLAEMYLTRAEANFRLGTAIGATPVEDINRIRTRAGLSPLGSVNLEQILLERRLELAFEGFRIHDLKRTETDLVGRDPETGDIDYVIPWNDEMLVFPIPRREIDASKGSLVQNPPYGD